In one window of Mercurialis annua linkage group LG4, ddMerAnnu1.2, whole genome shotgun sequence DNA:
- the LOC126677155 gene encoding myosin-binding protein 2 isoform X1 — MTNILQFPLHISLFLHYHLSVCVNKPKKPEEYRMAANKFATMLQKNTHKFTVILVYALLEWILIILLLLNSFFTYLITKFANYFGLKPPCLWCSRVDHVLESKNNNSYRDLICETHATEISKLGYCSKHRRLADYTHSMCTDCSVSRPNDHTNTNNECVPITAFLSWISSRETLESGDEIVRCSCCNENLNNSSDLYPPFLLLKPSWKTLKYTQKGLVIEAIDDDDDRNGNDDDLCKDDKLGHYNEREEFQMLSDVGSFGLKDSIEEECSGSESNLRCEEKDGNADPKTDITYIIEEDFYSMDFRPRSFDEDIVQQRCLGEEDRSFEIIKLKSDSSNLECELDRLIPVELIDSSTFANHGSFVSSKEEDLGNIDDHQDETFELQIEREDTVSENQENTSFAEVENMNDGVKSSAINVEEMIRDLVGEACEQVISLKAAQSIIASVNNVEVADTEETDVIEAVHQAGINDFVLSVDQTKSKSYIELSDRETSQPQEQEPPRGDDAETRIAQETHMVCDDNGLQEKEKTSMEETMISADKYQEIITQDSSTRSESNDADEEKFPETPTSVDSLNYLHKKLLLFEKRESGTEESLDGSVISETDSADPVQTVEKLKTALKAERKSLNILYSELEEERSASAIAANQTMAMINRLQEEKAAMQMEALQYQRMMDEQSEYDQEALQLLNELMMKREREKHELEKELEVYRKKVLDYETKEKIRVLRRSKDGSVKSRNSSATCSNAEDVDELSIDLNREERDEGSNYNNTLGVEGINLEEIALDCVNQISSLDDSLAEFEEERLSILDQLKALEERLISLNENEQIEDKNSVGSSSKYSEKGYDESYELSTPEENGTSQELAKDKHYTHRKTMSSMAKNLLPLLDAADNETEEGLRFEENAASEFVEMENSFLSNLESDIKKLALEEEVDHVYERLQALEADRDFLKHCVSSINKGDEGMELLQEILQHLRDLRAVELRARNMNDDPLG; from the exons ATGACAAACATTCTTCAGTTTCCTCTTCATATCTCTCTCTTTCTCCATTATCATCTCTCAGTTTGTgtaaataaaccaaaaaaaccCGAAGAATATAGAATGGCAGCCAACAAATTTGCAACCATGCTGCAGAAAAACACCCACAAATTTACTGTAATTCTAGTGTATGCACTTCTCGAATGGATTCTAATCATTCTCCTtctcttaaactcttttttCACTTACCTTATTACCAAGTTCGCCAACTACTTTGGCCTTAAACCACCTTGTCTTTGGTGTTCAAGAGTTGATCATGTCTTGGAATCCAAGAACAACAATTCTTACAGAGATCTTATATGTGAAACTCATGCAACAGAGATTTCCAAGCTTGGTTACTGCTCAAAACATCGAAGATTGGCTGATTATACGCACAGTATGTGCACTGATTGTTCGGTTTCTCGGCCTAATGATCATACGAATACCAATAATGAGTGTGTTCCGATTACGGCTTTTCTTTCTTGGATTAGTAGCAGGGAAACACTTGAAAGTGGTGACGAGATTGTTAGATGTTCTTGCTGCAATGAGAACTTGAACAACAGCAGCGATCTTTATCCGCCGTTTTTGTTGTTAAAGCCTTCCTGGAAAACTTTGAAGTATACCCAGAAAGGTTTGGTCATAGAAGCaatagatgatgatgatgatcggAATGGAAACGATGATGATCTATGTAAAGATGATAAACTAGGACACTACAATGAACGAGAAGAATTTCAAATGCTTTCTGATGTTGGAAGTTTTGGTCTTAAAGATTCGATAGAGGAAGAGTGTTCGGGGTCTGAATCGAATTTGCGTTGCGAGGAAAAGGACGGGAATGCAGATCCGAAAACAGATATTACTTACATTATAGAAGAAGATTTTTATAGTATGGATTTCCGTCCTCGATCTTTTGATGAAGATATCGTGCAGCAGCGTTGTCTCGGTGAAGAAGATAGATCATTTGAGATCATCAAGCTGAAGTCTGACAGCAGTAATCTTGAGTGTGAATTGGATCGATTAATTCCGGTCGAATTGATAGATTCGTCAACTTTTGCAAATCACGGATCATTCGTTTCATCAAAAGAAGAAGATCTGGGAAATATAGATGATCATCaagatgaaacttttgaattacAGATTGAAAGAGAAGATACTGTGtcagaaaatcaagaaaatacaaGTTTTGCAGAAGTTGAAAACATGAATGATGGTGTGAAATCTTCAGCTATAAATGTGGAGGAAATGATTAGAGATTTAGTCGGTGAGGCCTGCGAACAAGTTATTTCTCTGAAAGCTGCGCAATCTATTATCGCTTCAGTCAACAATGTTGAAGTAGCAGACACAGAAGAAACAGATGTGATTGAAG CAGTTCATCAGGCAGGAATTAATGACTTCGTATTGTCCGTTGATCAGACAAAATCCAAATCCTACATAGAACTGTCTGATCGTGAAACCAGCCAACCTCAAGAACAAGAACCTCCACGAGGAGATGATGCAGAAACTCGTATTGCTCAAGAAACGCACATGGTTTGTGATGATAATG GTttacaagaaaaagaaaagacttCAATGGAAGAAACAATGATCTCAGCTGATAAGTATCAGGAGATAATAACCCAAGATTCATCTACGCGATCAGAATCCAATGATGCGGATGAAGAGAAGTTCCCCGAGACACCAACATCTGTTGACAGTCTTAACTACTTGCATAAGAAATTGCTTCTATTTGAGAAAAGAGAATCAGGAACAGAAGAGTCATTAGATGGAAGCGTGATAAGCGAGACTGATAGTGCAGATCCAGTTCAAACTGTTGAAAAGCTGAAAACGGCTCTTAAAGCTGAACGGAAGTctttgaatattttatattcGGAACTGGAGGAAGAGAGAAGCGCTTCTGCAATAGCCGCAAACCAGACTATGGCCATGATAAACCGGCTCCAAGAAGAGAAAGCAGCAATGCAGATGGAAGCATTGCAGTACCAAAGGATGATGGATGAACAATCTGAATATGATCAAGAAGCTTTGCAGCTTCTTAATGAATTGATGATGAAGCGAGAACGAGAGAAGCATGAGCTTGAGAAAGAATTGGAAGTATATCGTAAGAAAGTTTTGGATTACGAAACCAAAGAGAAAATAAGAGTGTTGCGAAGAAGTAAAGACGGCAGTGTAAAGAGTAGAAACTCGTCTGCTACTTGCAGCAATGCGGAGGACGTTGATGAGCTATCTATTGACCTTAACCGCGAAGAAAGAGATGAAGGCAGTAACTATAATAATACTCTTGGTGTTGAAGGTATAAATTTAGAGGAAATAGCACTAGATTGTGTAAACCAAATAAGTTCGCTTGATGACTCGTTGGCCGAATTCGAGGAAGAGAGGTTGTCTATTCTAGATCAACTTAAGGCATTGGAGGAAAGACTAATTTCTTTGAATGAAAATGAGCAGATTGAGGACAAAAACTCAGTGGGTAGTTCCTCAAAGTATAGTGAAAAGGGATATGATGAAAGCTACGAATTGAGTACTCCGGAAGAAAACGGGACTTCACAGGAGTTGGCGAAAGATAAACATTATACACATAGGAAAACCATGAGTTCAATGGCAAAAAACCTCCTTCCTCTTCTGGATGCTGCTGATAATGAAACTGAAGAAGGGTTAAGATTTGAAGAAAATGCAGCATCGGAATTTGTTGAAATGGAAAACTCTTTCCTTTCCAATTTAGAATCAGACATCAAGAAACTAGCCCTTGAAGAGGAAGTCGATCATGTGTACGAAAGACTACAAGCTCTTGAAGCAGATAGGGATTTCCTAAAGCATTGTGTGAGTTCAATAAATAAAGGAGATGAAGGAATGGAACTTCTCCAAGAGATTTTGCAACATCTGCGGGATCTGCGAGCAGTCGAACTACGGGCAAGGAACATGAACGATGATCCTCTGGGGTAA
- the LOC126677155 gene encoding myosin-binding protein 2 isoform X2, with the protein MTNILQFPLHISLFLHYHLSVCVNKPKKPEEYRMAANKFATMLQKNTHKFTVILVYALLEWILIILLLLNSFFTYLITKFANYFGLKPPCLWCSRVDHVLESKNNNSYRDLICETHATEISKLGYCSKHRRLADYTHSMCTDCSVSRPNDHTNTNNECVPITAFLSWISSRETLESGDEIVRCSCCNENLNNSSDLYPPFLLLKPSWKTLKYTQKGLVIEAIDDDDDRNGNDDDLCKDDKLGHYNEREEFQMLSDVGSFGLKDSIEEECSGSESNLRCEEKDGNADPKTDITYIIEEDFYSMDFRPRSFDEDIVQQRCLGEEDRSFEIIKLKSDSSNLECELDRLIPVELIDSSTFANHGSFVSSKEEDLGNIDDHQDETFELQIEREDTVSENQENTSFAEVENMNDGVKSSAINVEEMIRDLVGEACEQVISLKAAQSIIASVNNVEVADTEETDVIEVHQAGINDFVLSVDQTKSKSYIELSDRETSQPQEQEPPRGDDAETRIAQETHMVCDDNGLQEKEKTSMEETMISADKYQEIITQDSSTRSESNDADEEKFPETPTSVDSLNYLHKKLLLFEKRESGTEESLDGSVISETDSADPVQTVEKLKTALKAERKSLNILYSELEEERSASAIAANQTMAMINRLQEEKAAMQMEALQYQRMMDEQSEYDQEALQLLNELMMKREREKHELEKELEVYRKKVLDYETKEKIRVLRRSKDGSVKSRNSSATCSNAEDVDELSIDLNREERDEGSNYNNTLGVEGINLEEIALDCVNQISSLDDSLAEFEEERLSILDQLKALEERLISLNENEQIEDKNSVGSSSKYSEKGYDESYELSTPEENGTSQELAKDKHYTHRKTMSSMAKNLLPLLDAADNETEEGLRFEENAASEFVEMENSFLSNLESDIKKLALEEEVDHVYERLQALEADRDFLKHCVSSINKGDEGMELLQEILQHLRDLRAVELRARNMNDDPLG; encoded by the exons ATGACAAACATTCTTCAGTTTCCTCTTCATATCTCTCTCTTTCTCCATTATCATCTCTCAGTTTGTgtaaataaaccaaaaaaaccCGAAGAATATAGAATGGCAGCCAACAAATTTGCAACCATGCTGCAGAAAAACACCCACAAATTTACTGTAATTCTAGTGTATGCACTTCTCGAATGGATTCTAATCATTCTCCTtctcttaaactcttttttCACTTACCTTATTACCAAGTTCGCCAACTACTTTGGCCTTAAACCACCTTGTCTTTGGTGTTCAAGAGTTGATCATGTCTTGGAATCCAAGAACAACAATTCTTACAGAGATCTTATATGTGAAACTCATGCAACAGAGATTTCCAAGCTTGGTTACTGCTCAAAACATCGAAGATTGGCTGATTATACGCACAGTATGTGCACTGATTGTTCGGTTTCTCGGCCTAATGATCATACGAATACCAATAATGAGTGTGTTCCGATTACGGCTTTTCTTTCTTGGATTAGTAGCAGGGAAACACTTGAAAGTGGTGACGAGATTGTTAGATGTTCTTGCTGCAATGAGAACTTGAACAACAGCAGCGATCTTTATCCGCCGTTTTTGTTGTTAAAGCCTTCCTGGAAAACTTTGAAGTATACCCAGAAAGGTTTGGTCATAGAAGCaatagatgatgatgatgatcggAATGGAAACGATGATGATCTATGTAAAGATGATAAACTAGGACACTACAATGAACGAGAAGAATTTCAAATGCTTTCTGATGTTGGAAGTTTTGGTCTTAAAGATTCGATAGAGGAAGAGTGTTCGGGGTCTGAATCGAATTTGCGTTGCGAGGAAAAGGACGGGAATGCAGATCCGAAAACAGATATTACTTACATTATAGAAGAAGATTTTTATAGTATGGATTTCCGTCCTCGATCTTTTGATGAAGATATCGTGCAGCAGCGTTGTCTCGGTGAAGAAGATAGATCATTTGAGATCATCAAGCTGAAGTCTGACAGCAGTAATCTTGAGTGTGAATTGGATCGATTAATTCCGGTCGAATTGATAGATTCGTCAACTTTTGCAAATCACGGATCATTCGTTTCATCAAAAGAAGAAGATCTGGGAAATATAGATGATCATCaagatgaaacttttgaattacAGATTGAAAGAGAAGATACTGTGtcagaaaatcaagaaaatacaaGTTTTGCAGAAGTTGAAAACATGAATGATGGTGTGAAATCTTCAGCTATAAATGTGGAGGAAATGATTAGAGATTTAGTCGGTGAGGCCTGCGAACAAGTTATTTCTCTGAAAGCTGCGCAATCTATTATCGCTTCAGTCAACAATGTTGAAGTAGCAGACACAGAAGAAACAGATGTGATTGAAG TTCATCAGGCAGGAATTAATGACTTCGTATTGTCCGTTGATCAGACAAAATCCAAATCCTACATAGAACTGTCTGATCGTGAAACCAGCCAACCTCAAGAACAAGAACCTCCACGAGGAGATGATGCAGAAACTCGTATTGCTCAAGAAACGCACATGGTTTGTGATGATAATG GTttacaagaaaaagaaaagacttCAATGGAAGAAACAATGATCTCAGCTGATAAGTATCAGGAGATAATAACCCAAGATTCATCTACGCGATCAGAATCCAATGATGCGGATGAAGAGAAGTTCCCCGAGACACCAACATCTGTTGACAGTCTTAACTACTTGCATAAGAAATTGCTTCTATTTGAGAAAAGAGAATCAGGAACAGAAGAGTCATTAGATGGAAGCGTGATAAGCGAGACTGATAGTGCAGATCCAGTTCAAACTGTTGAAAAGCTGAAAACGGCTCTTAAAGCTGAACGGAAGTctttgaatattttatattcGGAACTGGAGGAAGAGAGAAGCGCTTCTGCAATAGCCGCAAACCAGACTATGGCCATGATAAACCGGCTCCAAGAAGAGAAAGCAGCAATGCAGATGGAAGCATTGCAGTACCAAAGGATGATGGATGAACAATCTGAATATGATCAAGAAGCTTTGCAGCTTCTTAATGAATTGATGATGAAGCGAGAACGAGAGAAGCATGAGCTTGAGAAAGAATTGGAAGTATATCGTAAGAAAGTTTTGGATTACGAAACCAAAGAGAAAATAAGAGTGTTGCGAAGAAGTAAAGACGGCAGTGTAAAGAGTAGAAACTCGTCTGCTACTTGCAGCAATGCGGAGGACGTTGATGAGCTATCTATTGACCTTAACCGCGAAGAAAGAGATGAAGGCAGTAACTATAATAATACTCTTGGTGTTGAAGGTATAAATTTAGAGGAAATAGCACTAGATTGTGTAAACCAAATAAGTTCGCTTGATGACTCGTTGGCCGAATTCGAGGAAGAGAGGTTGTCTATTCTAGATCAACTTAAGGCATTGGAGGAAAGACTAATTTCTTTGAATGAAAATGAGCAGATTGAGGACAAAAACTCAGTGGGTAGTTCCTCAAAGTATAGTGAAAAGGGATATGATGAAAGCTACGAATTGAGTACTCCGGAAGAAAACGGGACTTCACAGGAGTTGGCGAAAGATAAACATTATACACATAGGAAAACCATGAGTTCAATGGCAAAAAACCTCCTTCCTCTTCTGGATGCTGCTGATAATGAAACTGAAGAAGGGTTAAGATTTGAAGAAAATGCAGCATCGGAATTTGTTGAAATGGAAAACTCTTTCCTTTCCAATTTAGAATCAGACATCAAGAAACTAGCCCTTGAAGAGGAAGTCGATCATGTGTACGAAAGACTACAAGCTCTTGAAGCAGATAGGGATTTCCTAAAGCATTGTGTGAGTTCAATAAATAAAGGAGATGAAGGAATGGAACTTCTCCAAGAGATTTTGCAACATCTGCGGGATCTGCGAGCAGTCGAACTACGGGCAAGGAACATGAACGATGATCCTCTGGGGTAA